ATGCTTCTTGGACATGGATGAACCCCCTCGGAGCCTGTTGGAATTTTCTTCGTCGGCGACGGGCGACCTACCCGGCCCGGCCGCGGATTTTGGGGCCGGACTATAGCACAGGCGGTAAGCGGGTGATCTGCGCGGGATCAGGCGGTGCTGGCAGGGCACCGGCTCACTGCAGTGCCAGTTCGGGGTTGAGCACGCCCTTGGGGTCGAACTGGCGGCGGATGCCGGCCATCAGGCGCAGGGCCTCGGGGGAGAGTTCGCGGTCGAGAAAGGCCTGCTTGACCCGGCCGATGCCGTGTTCGCCCGAGAGGGTGCCGCCGAGCTCGAGGACCAGGGTGAACACCGCGTCCAGGCAGGTCCCGGCCGCGGCCGCCTGTTGCGGGTCGTCGGGATCGAGCAGCAGGTTGACGTGGATGTTGCCGTTGCCCGCGTGGCCGAAGTTGACGATGGGGATGCCGTGTTCCCGCGACAGTGCCTCCAGGCCGGTGATCAGCGCCGGCAGGCGCGAGACAGGGACCACCACGTCCTCGTTGATCTTCTTGGGGGCGACGTTGCGCAGCGCCGGCGAGAGCGCCTTGCGCGTGCGCCACAGCTGTGCCACCGCTTCGGGCGTGTCGGCAAGCTCCACGCTCAGGCAGCCCTCGCCGGCCGCGCTGTGGCGCACGGTCTCGGCGGCGGCGTCGACCGCAGCCGCCGGACCGTCCACCTCGATCATCAGCAGGGCACCGGCCTCGGCCGGCAGGCCGAGGTCGGAATAGTCGCGCACCATGGCGATGGCCTGGCGGTCCATGAACTCCAGGGCGCAGGGGGTGACCGGCTGGGCCATCAGGCGCGAGACGGCGAGCGCGGCCGTATCGATGTCGCGGTAGATCGCCTGCAGGGTGCGTCGGGCTTCGGGCAGCGGTGTGAGCTTGAGCGTGGCCTCCGTGATGACCGCCAGGGTGCCCTCGGAGCCGATCAGTAGCCGCGTCAGGTCGTAGCCGACCACGCCCTTGGTGGTGCGGGTGCCGGTGCGCAGGGTCTCGCCGGCGCCGGTCACCGCCAGCAGGCCCAGGGTGTTCTCGCGCGGGGTGCCGTATTTCACCGCGCGTGGGCCGGCCGAGTTGTAGGCGAGGT
The sequence above is a segment of the endosymbiont of unidentified scaly snail isolate Monju genome. Coding sequences within it:
- a CDS encoding FAD-binding oxidoreductase, with the protein product MNTSDTPTLSRPVLRELRALFGDDLLAEPAERWTYGYDNSRLQALPGAVCFAREHDQVVELLRLCNREGLSLTARGRGTGTTGAAVPAAGGIVLSLERMDGTLHIEADDRLAVVSPGVTNQALQQAAGEHGFFWPPDPTSAAVCTIGGNLAYNSAGPRAVKYGTPRENTLGLLAVTGAGETLRTGTRTTKGVVGYDLTRLLIGSEGTLAVITEATLKLTPLPEARRTLQAIYRDIDTAALAVSRLMAQPVTPCALEFMDRQAIAMVRDYSDLGLPAEAGALLMIEVDGPAAAVDAAAETVRHSAAGEGCLSVELADTPEAVAQLWRTRKALSPALRNVAPKKINEDVVVPVSRLPALITGLEALSREHGIPIVNFGHAGNGNIHVNLLLDPDDPQQAAAAGTCLDAVFTLVLELGGTLSGEHGIGRVKQAFLDRELSPEALRLMAGIRRQFDPKGVLNPELALQ